From Haloarcula sp. CBA1127, a single genomic window includes:
- a CDS encoding Tat pathway signal protein, producing MTDGDRTLTRREALRAAVAVGGSAGLAACLNLENQPTETEEADRDTDRPDGTEPAAELPNRQHAWDEFSRTDEHGNPVLARHHVLLLADYVGDGPVDDGDRKQAANAFRELEETYRWASDGLLFTVGYSPAYFDRYDEPLPESVDLPQPAALAPFEDPSFDTPDILIHLASDRASAVLEAKQALFGELETANGSEVTETIDGIVELVDRRTGFIGPGLPAEHDDVDGVPDGAVPEDAPLFMGFKSGFVENQATEDSVTIAEGPFAGGTTQHLSLLRTELDQWYNQDSREQRVAKMFSATHAAEDLVEGVGDNLGDSSLVAETGVGDRVSDDAFEEGVVGHAQKLARARDEDGEPRLLRRDFATVDDGRTGVHFLSLQESIADFIQTRTAMNGTDVANVGGVGTKNNNGILQYITTVRRGNYLLPPRSKRSFPRPS from the coding sequence ATGACAGACGGAGACAGGACCCTGACCCGCCGGGAAGCGCTCCGCGCAGCTGTCGCCGTCGGAGGGTCGGCAGGGCTCGCAGCCTGCCTCAACCTAGAGAACCAGCCAACGGAGACGGAAGAGGCTGACCGCGACACCGACCGGCCAGATGGCACCGAACCAGCGGCTGAACTGCCGAATCGACAGCACGCATGGGACGAGTTCTCTCGAACCGACGAGCACGGGAACCCAGTGCTCGCTCGGCACCACGTGTTGCTACTGGCCGACTACGTTGGCGATGGACCGGTCGACGACGGGGACCGGAAGCAGGCTGCAAACGCGTTTCGCGAGCTAGAGGAGACGTATCGGTGGGCGTCTGACGGACTTCTGTTTACTGTCGGCTACTCTCCAGCATACTTCGACCGATATGACGAGCCGCTTCCGGAGTCGGTTGACCTGCCACAGCCAGCGGCACTGGCCCCTTTCGAGGACCCGTCGTTCGATACCCCAGATATCCTCATTCATCTGGCAAGCGACCGTGCTTCGGCGGTGCTTGAGGCCAAGCAAGCGCTATTCGGTGAGTTAGAAACGGCAAACGGGAGCGAAGTCACCGAAACCATAGACGGGATAGTCGAGTTGGTCGACCGGCGGACGGGATTTATTGGTCCGGGGCTCCCGGCGGAACACGACGACGTGGATGGCGTTCCGGACGGAGCGGTCCCCGAAGATGCACCGCTGTTCATGGGTTTCAAATCGGGGTTTGTAGAGAATCAGGCGACAGAAGACAGCGTAACGATCGCGGAGGGGCCGTTCGCGGGCGGCACCACGCAACACCTCTCACTGCTACGCACGGAGCTGGACCAGTGGTACAACCAAGATTCCCGGGAACAGCGCGTCGCAAAGATGTTCTCGGCGACGCACGCGGCGGAAGATCTGGTCGAGGGTGTCGGCGACAACCTCGGTGATTCGTCGCTCGTAGCGGAGACTGGCGTCGGTGACCGAGTCAGTGACGACGCATTTGAGGAAGGCGTGGTCGGGCACGCACAGAAGCTCGCACGTGCGCGAGACGAAGACGGCGAGCCACGGCTCCTCCGACGCGACTTCGCGACGGTAGACGATGGCCGAACCGGTGTCCACTTCCTCAGTCTCCAGGAGAGCATCGCGGACTTTATTCAGACCCGGACCGCCATGAACGGAACCGATGTTGCGAATGTCGGCGGCGTCGGCACGAAAAACAACAACGGGATACTGCAGTACATTACCACAGTTCGACGCGGGAACTACTTGCTCCCGCCCCGATCAAAGCGCTCGTTCCCCCGTCCGTCGTGA
- a CDS encoding nucleoside hydrolase, translated as MARKVFFDTDPGCDDAVMLAMALGHDAIDVVGLSTVCGNTTIENTTRNAHAILDIGGYDVPVSRGCGRPLVDELTTAEWIHGENGLRGDIPDTDGDTRDIHGADAIIEAAHEYGDELTIAAVGPLPNLAIALAKEPRLPDLVEDIYLMGGAAMTTGNVTPMAEANFHNDPSAASRVLQDANTRMVGLDVTNRATVSPEFIEEFRTAGGVRGTIAEWLDYRPDSGTYPLADAPAIHDAAVVADLIDDSVLTFEEYYLEVDTTGGPCHGAVICDEHGTTDNEPNSRVAVDIDVDRYRDVLETGLQAYATQ; from the coding sequence ATGGCACGCAAAGTCTTCTTTGATACGGACCCCGGTTGCGACGACGCGGTCATGCTGGCGATGGCGCTCGGTCACGATGCAATCGATGTTGTCGGTCTTTCGACTGTCTGTGGGAACACGACTATCGAGAACACGACGCGAAACGCCCACGCGATACTGGATATCGGGGGCTACGACGTTCCGGTATCCCGTGGCTGTGGCCGCCCGCTCGTCGACGAACTCACGACCGCAGAGTGGATTCACGGTGAGAACGGACTCCGCGGCGATATCCCCGACACCGACGGCGATACACGGGACATCCACGGAGCCGACGCAATCATCGAAGCCGCCCACGAGTACGGGGACGAACTGACGATCGCGGCCGTCGGTCCGCTTCCGAACCTGGCGATCGCACTGGCAAAGGAGCCCCGGTTACCCGACCTTGTCGAGGATATCTATCTCATGGGTGGGGCGGCGATGACGACAGGGAACGTCACACCGATGGCCGAGGCCAACTTCCACAACGACCCTTCGGCGGCCAGCCGCGTCCTGCAGGACGCTAACACCCGGATGGTTGGCTTGGATGTGACCAACCGCGCCACCGTCTCTCCCGAGTTCATCGAGGAGTTCCGCACGGCCGGTGGCGTTCGCGGGACCATCGCCGAATGGCTCGACTACCGGCCCGACTCCGGAACCTACCCACTGGCCGACGCGCCGGCCATCCACGATGCCGCTGTCGTCGCTGACCTCATCGATGACTCGGTGCTCACCTTCGAGGAGTACTACCTCGAGGTAGACACGACCGGCGGCCCCTGCCACGGGGCCGTCATCTGTGACGAGCACGGCACGACCGACAACGAGCCAAACAGCCGTGTCGCTGTCGACATTGACGTGGACCGTTATCGGGATGTCCTTGAAACGGGGCTTCAGGCCTACGCGACACAGTAA
- a CDS encoding XapX domain-containing protein: MNLSLVIIATMTGVATGVVFGLLDVPIPAPPNLAGVMGILGILVGYRLIEYFDVGVSLLSLLKV, encoded by the coding sequence ATGAATCTCTCACTTGTTATCATCGCGACGATGACTGGCGTCGCAACCGGCGTCGTGTTCGGACTGCTGGATGTTCCCATTCCGGCCCCGCCGAACCTCGCCGGTGTCATGGGTATCCTCGGAATCCTCGTCGGCTATCGCCTCATCGAGTACTTCGACGTTGGCGTCAGCCTGCTGTCGCTGCTGAAGGTCTGA
- a CDS encoding CehA/McbA family metallohydrolase, whose protein sequence is MDRNHIRPVLLSVLLVLSVVSTGFLGSAAAAPGEQNELVTANSQTATQTAAAGGATCQLDSSCPVPDNSVDLNNSGAGVDVLIDGSHQGSTFTKFANRLSERGYDVDTKRSTSGGLTSWNSSAANGLSDYDVVIIPVPQTAYSEAEQEAIDEYVRNGGSLFVVGEWTSPLQGHAGKLNDITDPYGLHFNGESDKWLRNIQDPTNKTVEDYEWRVVLHNTGQHPIMNNVDTVEYDGVSLNVTDTENGTQAPLLYGDSDTYEYTYSTTEKEYPRGERIVGAAATWDIGDNGRVVAFGSQKSVTTYLTDEWQAEHQQTDTRPFLFRTVKWLASSGHVERPEKPVAVTGERIKGGETPANETIVLKNSEVAAAIGTETNGPFGTLPGGIYDANAYGLTTDQIGVAEFAFNNFGTWPDYESFERQNATGPNGAAVVTATGHVSTNPNVSVTTTYTLPANSSHIWINTTMQNEGDQRLPVNDSERLQSGAALSSEGQSTWLPGSGTIEETRSPPVSADTLDQPWAALTGDRVSYGVWGGNGSFTSYTGSTTWIDPWLEHRLDSGETRSAEFALFVGEDGASSGTSEYYNKQQGTETGTVTGSIESTDNESVSQATVTASKGDRAFTYTVGSETGTYELELPAGEYTLTADASGFAASEPKSVTIRSGETATADFDSLEGPAPVNVTATIDDEGEVSPADARITVLDGGTAVQTVYTRTTPAGTASFQLPPGNYTLVFNHGTGYIAEPVEKNISVTPGESVSVNATFTEELDPSERDWVGIDPHAHSSVSFDGKTPIDNFVAIQKSAGVDAVFISDHNAIGGWGSMQSQAQERDIMFVRSEEITTGDLGHFNPYPLHGEEMIDSDGTLVEFIEESRSRHNATVFQINHPGDRFVSLDSAPGQHEEYLPMVDAIEAYNGPYGESDAASVQGLFTLWNNGYDITATGVSDDHCSQCFPAKYGSARTRAYVEGTVTPDKWAQSVKDGHTYATYGPAVEFTVEDRMPGETVNTTAGSSVEASATVRNLDELAYAEVIRNGTTVSNVTLDGTNDTMSTDVDIDGNAWVAFRVVDEDGDRALTSPVWISAEQGAESGTDGNGESGGATATATPDTEDESAATMADDTATAESETTAASGPGFTAVVTLLALIGAVLLATRRGS, encoded by the coding sequence ATGGACAGAAATCACATACGGCCAGTACTACTCAGCGTACTACTCGTTTTGTCGGTTGTCAGCACCGGCTTCCTCGGAAGCGCCGCTGCTGCACCGGGCGAGCAAAACGAGTTGGTAACGGCGAATAGCCAGACAGCAACACAGACGGCCGCAGCCGGTGGGGCGACCTGTCAGCTTGACAGTAGTTGTCCAGTTCCTGATAATTCAGTCGATCTCAACAACAGCGGTGCCGGGGTCGACGTGTTGATCGACGGGAGTCATCAGGGCTCGACGTTCACGAAGTTCGCAAACCGACTCAGCGAACGCGGATACGACGTCGACACGAAACGGTCGACGTCAGGCGGGCTAACTTCGTGGAACAGTTCGGCCGCGAACGGGCTGTCGGACTACGACGTAGTCATCATTCCCGTCCCCCAGACGGCCTATAGCGAGGCCGAACAGGAGGCGATCGACGAATACGTCAGAAACGGCGGCAGCCTGTTCGTCGTCGGGGAGTGGACCTCACCACTGCAGGGCCACGCCGGCAAGCTCAACGACATTACCGACCCGTACGGGCTCCACTTCAACGGCGAGAGCGACAAGTGGCTCCGGAACATTCAGGACCCGACCAACAAGACAGTCGAAGACTACGAGTGGCGAGTTGTGCTCCACAACACGGGCCAGCATCCCATAATGAACAACGTCGACACCGTGGAGTACGACGGCGTCAGTCTCAACGTGACCGATACCGAAAACGGGACGCAGGCCCCGTTGCTGTACGGTGACAGTGATACCTACGAGTACACCTACTCCACGACAGAGAAAGAGTACCCTCGTGGCGAGCGCATCGTCGGTGCGGCCGCGACGTGGGACATCGGTGACAACGGCCGCGTCGTCGCCTTCGGCAGCCAGAAGTCGGTCACGACGTATCTCACGGACGAGTGGCAGGCCGAACACCAGCAGACCGATACACGGCCGTTCCTCTTCCGGACGGTGAAGTGGCTGGCCTCGTCGGGCCACGTCGAACGACCGGAGAAGCCGGTCGCCGTCACCGGCGAGCGAATCAAGGGCGGCGAGACGCCGGCGAACGAGACGATCGTCCTGAAAAACAGCGAAGTCGCCGCCGCCATCGGCACCGAGACGAACGGCCCCTTCGGCACGCTGCCGGGCGGTATCTACGACGCCAACGCGTACGGGCTGACGACCGACCAGATCGGCGTCGCCGAGTTCGCGTTCAACAACTTCGGGACGTGGCCGGACTACGAGTCCTTCGAGCGCCAGAACGCAACCGGTCCGAACGGCGCAGCAGTCGTCACCGCGACTGGTCACGTCAGTACGAACCCGAACGTGTCCGTCACGACGACGTACACGCTACCGGCTAACTCCAGCCATATCTGGATCAACACCACGATGCAGAACGAGGGCGACCAGCGCCTCCCGGTCAACGATTCCGAGCGCCTCCAGAGCGGGGCCGCACTGAGTTCCGAGGGGCAGTCGACCTGGCTCCCTGGCTCGGGAACAATCGAAGAGACGCGCTCGCCACCAGTGAGTGCCGACACACTCGACCAGCCCTGGGCCGCGCTCACCGGTGACCGCGTGAGCTACGGCGTCTGGGGCGGGAACGGCTCCTTTACCTCGTACACGGGTTCCACGACCTGGATTGACCCGTGGCTCGAACACCGCCTCGATTCCGGCGAAACGCGGTCAGCGGAGTTCGCTCTCTTCGTCGGCGAGGACGGCGCAAGTAGCGGAACCAGCGAGTACTACAACAAGCAGCAGGGAACCGAGACGGGAACGGTGACCGGCAGCATCGAAAGCACGGATAACGAGTCCGTCTCACAGGCCACGGTCACCGCCTCGAAGGGCGACCGTGCGTTCACCTACACCGTCGGATCGGAGACCGGAACGTACGAACTCGAACTCCCTGCCGGCGAGTACACGCTGACGGCCGATGCCAGCGGATTCGCGGCATCAGAGCCCAAGTCCGTCACCATCAGGAGCGGCGAGACAGCGACCGCAGACTTCGACTCCCTGGAGGGGCCGGCCCCCGTCAACGTCACCGCAACGATAGACGACGAGGGCGAGGTCAGTCCCGCCGATGCCCGGATTACGGTGCTCGACGGCGGCACTGCGGTCCAGACCGTCTACACCCGAACGACGCCGGCCGGCACGGCCTCGTTCCAGCTTCCGCCCGGTAACTACACCTTGGTGTTCAACCACGGGACGGGCTACATCGCCGAGCCGGTCGAGAAGAACATCTCGGTGACGCCCGGCGAATCGGTCAGCGTCAACGCGACGTTCACCGAGGAACTGGACCCCAGCGAACGCGACTGGGTCGGCATCGACCCCCACGCCCACAGCAGCGTCAGCTTCGACGGCAAGACGCCCATCGACAACTTCGTCGCCATCCAGAAATCTGCGGGCGTTGACGCAGTGTTCATCTCCGACCACAACGCCATCGGCGGCTGGGGGTCGATGCAGTCACAGGCCCAAGAGCGCGACATCATGTTCGTCCGGAGTGAGGAGATCACCACGGGCGACCTCGGGCACTTCAACCCCTATCCGCTGCACGGCGAGGAGATGATTGATTCCGACGGGACCCTTGTGGAGTTTATCGAGGAGTCCCGCAGCCGACACAACGCGACGGTGTTCCAGATCAACCATCCGGGTGACCGCTTCGTCAGCCTCGACAGCGCGCCCGGACAGCACGAGGAGTACCTCCCGATGGTCGACGCCATCGAGGCGTACAACGGCCCGTACGGCGAGTCCGACGCTGCCAGCGTGCAGGGGCTGTTCACTCTCTGGAACAACGGCTACGACATCACCGCGACCGGGGTCAGCGACGACCACTGTTCGCAGTGCTTCCCGGCGAAATACGGGAGCGCTCGCACCCGAGCATACGTCGAAGGGACCGTCACGCCCGACAAGTGGGCCCAGTCAGTGAAAGACGGGCACACGTACGCGACGTACGGTCCGGCCGTTGAGTTCACCGTCGAGGACAGGATGCCTGGCGAGACCGTGAACACGACCGCCGGGTCATCCGTGGAGGCGTCCGCAACGGTCCGGAACCTCGACGAACTGGCCTACGCTGAGGTCATTCGGAACGGCACGACCGTTTCGAACGTCACGCTCGACGGCACGAACGACACCATGAGCACCGACGTTGACATCGACGGGAACGCCTGGGTCGCCTTCCGCGTCGTCGACGAAGACGGCGACCGAGCACTGACCAGCCCGGTCTGGATTTCGGCCGAGCAGGGCGCCGAATCCGGAACGGACGGCAACGGCGAGTCCGGCGGTGCCACGGCGACCGCCACGCCAGACACCGAGGACGAGTCGGCGGCAACGATGGCCGATGACACTGCAACCGCGGAGTCAGAGACGACCGCCGCGTCCGGCCCCGGGTTCACCGCTGTCGTCACGCTGCTTGCACTCATCGGTGCAGTGCTGCTCGCAACGCGGCGAGGGAGCTGA
- a CDS encoding zinc-binding dehydrogenase: MQAVQFDSHGDRDVLEYGEFPDPEPGRDEVVIDVKAAALNHLDIWTRRGLPGIDLEMPHIPGSDAAGVVDEVGDGVSRFEPGDRVAVLAGKSGGGDEFSRKGDQTLAPDFHIIGEHVRGVHSEYAAVPAENLTPVPEGVDWETAAASPLVFQTAWRMLRDRGDLKAGESVLVLGASGGVGHAAVQIADHAGAEVFATASSQEKLDYAEELGADHTINYEETDFAGEIRDLTDGRGVDMVVDHIGAQTWQDSLKSLVKGGRVVTCGATTGGNPETDINRIFWNQLQVIGSTMATPGQADEVLDLVWQGEMEPRVRETLPMSEIARAHEIIEDREGFGKVVVVPDSEL, translated from the coding sequence ATGCAAGCCGTTCAGTTCGACAGTCACGGCGACCGTGATGTACTCGAGTATGGCGAGTTTCCCGACCCCGAACCGGGCCGCGATGAGGTGGTCATCGACGTGAAGGCGGCCGCGCTGAACCACCTCGATATCTGGACGCGGCGCGGGCTCCCCGGTATCGACCTCGAGATGCCACATATTCCGGGCAGTGACGCCGCGGGTGTTGTCGACGAGGTCGGCGACGGCGTGTCGCGGTTCGAACCAGGCGACCGGGTGGCCGTCCTCGCCGGCAAGAGCGGCGGCGGCGACGAGTTCAGTCGCAAGGGTGACCAGACACTCGCGCCGGACTTCCACATCATTGGGGAACACGTCCGGGGCGTCCACAGCGAGTACGCCGCCGTGCCGGCGGAGAATCTCACACCAGTCCCCGAGGGCGTCGACTGGGAGACAGCCGCCGCATCGCCGCTGGTGTTCCAGACCGCCTGGCGGATGCTGCGCGACCGCGGCGACCTGAAGGCGGGCGAGTCCGTCCTTGTCCTCGGTGCCTCCGGGGGCGTTGGCCACGCCGCCGTCCAGATCGCCGACCACGCCGGCGCTGAGGTGTTCGCGACCGCCAGCAGTCAGGAGAAGCTCGACTACGCCGAAGAACTGGGCGCGGACCACACAATCAACTACGAGGAGACGGACTTCGCGGGCGAGATCCGGGACCTGACTGACGGCCGCGGCGTCGACATGGTCGTCGACCACATCGGCGCACAGACCTGGCAGGACTCGCTCAAGAGTCTTGTTAAGGGTGGTCGAGTCGTCACCTGTGGGGCGACGACCGGCGGCAACCCGGAGACGGACATCAACCGCATCTTCTGGAACCAGTTGCAGGTCATCGGCTCGACGATGGCCACCCCGGGGCAGGCTGACGAAGTGCTGGATCTGGTCTGGCAAGGGGAGATGGAGCCGCGAGTCCGCGAGACGCTGCCGATGAGCGAAATCGCCCGGGCACACGAGATAATCGAGGACCGCGAGGGCTTCGGGAAGGTCGTGGTCGTTCCCGACAGCGAACTGTAG
- a CDS encoding bifunctional UDP-sugar hydrolase/5'-nucleotidase, whose product MGTVARSNKDDVETPSADRTENDTENRPVDRRKFLSATAALGAVGLAGCSSSTEDGTEQTDEASTDAQETATSAGTAETESEPATGEVTLVHDTHVHGSYGDLEEAANIATYFDLMNQIADNNEHAIKVGSGDDLATSILSAQFDGKHIVDAFNEGGLEFDTFGNHDFDRGPDVLRDRIIDSEFQWVSANARNTQTGDVFGAEQGASQYELVEAGDVTVGITGIINVEAPTITTMGETTDVPGLEDPVDEVVTEMRADGADLVVVLSHVASPVAVELAKSVDGIDAIVGDHAAKFSEDPQVVNDTVLSFVGDEYEYLGELTLTVEDGERTDHSLTVYDTAAAVEEDRVEPHPDVLEVAQNYESQLSDELDVVIGETTVPLDAREDTVRSEESNFGNYIADALRSHGDADVAIQNGGGIRTDELYPEGDITRRMVYSVLPFGNNQVTIEVTGDTLVEALELSSTGGGGFLQVSGMRYTYDPDKSKGDRVTEVTVGGEPLDTEATYTVATNGFTATGGDGYTMFQDAPRIIDANEGELLSVIVEDAIKEDGTISPSVEGRITTA is encoded by the coding sequence ATGGGTACTGTGGCACGAAGCAACAAAGATGACGTAGAAACCCCTTCAGCGGACCGAACAGAGAACGATACGGAGAACAGACCAGTCGACCGGCGGAAGTTCCTCTCGGCTACTGCTGCACTCGGCGCTGTGGGCCTCGCTGGTTGTTCTTCTAGTACCGAGGACGGGACTGAGCAGACCGACGAAGCATCTACGGACGCTCAGGAGACCGCGACTTCAGCTGGAACTGCCGAGACCGAATCTGAACCTGCAACGGGCGAGGTGACGCTCGTCCACGACACCCACGTCCACGGCAGTTACGGCGACCTCGAAGAGGCGGCGAACATCGCCACCTACTTCGATCTGATGAACCAGATTGCGGACAATAACGAACACGCGATAAAGGTTGGATCCGGGGACGATCTGGCCACCTCCATTCTCTCCGCACAGTTCGACGGGAAACACATTGTCGACGCGTTCAACGAGGGTGGGCTGGAGTTCGACACGTTCGGAAACCACGACTTTGACAGAGGGCCGGACGTTTTGCGGGACCGTATTATCGACAGCGAGTTCCAGTGGGTAAGCGCGAACGCCCGCAACACACAGACTGGCGACGTGTTCGGTGCTGAACAGGGAGCGAGCCAGTACGAACTCGTCGAGGCCGGCGACGTGACGGTCGGTATCACGGGCATAATCAACGTCGAAGCACCGACGATCACGACCATGGGCGAGACCACGGATGTCCCGGGCCTTGAGGATCCCGTCGACGAGGTCGTGACCGAAATGCGGGCCGACGGCGCCGATCTCGTCGTCGTACTGTCCCACGTGGCGAGCCCGGTCGCCGTCGAACTCGCGAAGTCTGTCGACGGGATCGACGCCATCGTCGGCGACCACGCCGCGAAGTTCTCTGAGGACCCGCAAGTCGTGAACGACACGGTACTTTCGTTCGTCGGGGACGAGTACGAGTACCTCGGCGAGCTGACGCTCACCGTCGAAGATGGGGAGCGTACCGACCACAGCCTGACGGTGTACGACACCGCTGCTGCGGTCGAGGAGGACCGTGTCGAACCGCACCCAGACGTGCTCGAAGTCGCCCAGAACTACGAAAGCCAGCTCAGTGACGAACTCGACGTCGTCATCGGGGAGACAACCGTTCCGCTCGATGCCCGCGAGGACACTGTCCGTTCCGAGGAATCGAACTTCGGGAATTACATCGCCGATGCGCTCCGCAGCCACGGCGACGCGGACGTCGCAATCCAGAACGGTGGCGGCATCCGGACTGACGAACTCTACCCCGAAGGGGACATCACGAGACGGATGGTATACAGCGTTCTCCCGTTCGGAAACAACCAAGTGACCATCGAGGTTACCGGTGACACGCTGGTCGAGGCGCTGGAACTCAGTTCGACTGGCGGGGGCGGGTTCTTGCAAGTGAGCGGCATGCGGTACACCTACGACCCGGACAAATCGAAGGGCGACCGCGTCACTGAGGTAACGGTCGGCGGCGAGCCACTCGACACCGAAGCAACCTACACCGTCGCAACAAACGGCTTCACCGCCACCGGCGGCGACGGCTACACGATGTTCCAGGATGCTCCACGCATTATCGACGCGAACGAGGGCGAACTGCTGTCGGTCATCGTCGAGGACGCAATCAAGGAAGACGGGACGATTTCGCCGTCAGTCGAAGGCCGCATCACGACAGCGTAA
- a CDS encoding iron transporter, translating into MSGVALGMSVAGCATGDDAASETETPSGAAPGGTEATPEGTKAGRENELPTATAQERPLVHIPAHQDGMRMVGMTEVGPYMMAMSYTLLHDFWVLTGQEKSYVRINDGQGLHLMATVWDPEYNQRIPLGSPPVEVRDAASGDSVAEKSLWPMLSQQMGPHFGDNVAFPEEGEYTVQLSFDPVSARQLGEYRGRFTDSVDAEFDLLFRTDITNNIRERFVDEAGQAGALEPMETNMKPNGSLPEVRALPGEHGGIVEGGAAKFVVQVLRRAPAGIDSSGPYLAVSARTPYNQYPLPFMGLRATVANAGEEVREPLKAAIHPELGYHYGAPFPAIAMGDEVTLEVGAPPQIARHRGYQTAFLEFDDMTLTLGEQ; encoded by the coding sequence ATGAGCGGGGTAGCACTTGGGATGAGTGTCGCCGGCTGTGCAACGGGGGACGACGCCGCAAGCGAGACTGAGACTCCATCCGGGGCTGCACCTGGCGGGACCGAAGCAACGCCCGAGGGAACCAAAGCGGGGCGGGAGAATGAACTCCCGACAGCTACTGCGCAGGAACGCCCATTGGTACACATCCCGGCACATCAGGACGGGATGCGGATGGTCGGTATGACGGAGGTAGGACCGTATATGATGGCAATGTCTTATACACTACTTCACGACTTCTGGGTACTGACTGGCCAGGAGAAGAGTTACGTACGGATCAACGATGGACAGGGACTGCACCTGATGGCAACCGTGTGGGATCCGGAGTATAACCAACGTATCCCGCTAGGTAGCCCGCCAGTCGAGGTTCGAGACGCCGCGAGCGGCGACAGTGTGGCCGAGAAGTCGCTGTGGCCGATGCTGTCCCAGCAGATGGGCCCCCACTTCGGGGACAACGTCGCGTTTCCGGAGGAGGGTGAGTACACGGTACAACTCTCGTTTGACCCGGTTTCGGCGCGGCAGTTAGGCGAGTATCGCGGGCGATTCACCGACTCGGTGGACGCCGAGTTCGACCTGCTGTTCAGAACCGACATCACGAACAACATTCGCGAGCGGTTCGTCGATGAGGCGGGACAAGCGGGGGCGCTCGAACCGATGGAAACGAACATGAAACCCAACGGATCGCTGCCGGAGGTGAGGGCGCTACCAGGCGAACACGGCGGTATCGTCGAGGGTGGGGCCGCGAAATTTGTGGTCCAGGTTCTGCGCAGGGCCCCGGCGGGAATCGACAGCTCTGGCCCGTATCTCGCCGTGTCCGCTCGAACGCCGTACAACCAGTATCCACTCCCGTTCATGGGTCTCCGAGCAACTGTGGCCAACGCCGGTGAGGAGGTCCGCGAGCCACTGAAGGCAGCCATTCACCCCGAACTGGGATACCATTACGGTGCCCCGTTCCCTGCTATCGCGATGGGTGACGAGGTGACGCTAGAGGTCGGAGCCCCGCCGCAGATCGCGCGACATCGCGGCTACCAGACTGCGTTTCTGGAGTTTGACGACATGACGCTCACACTTGGAGAGCAGTAG
- a CDS encoding mandelate racemase family protein produces the protein MSPTITKIESREFEYPLEDVGTDKHGFNLVYAPGETTTRKLFGVQIHTDEGITGEYVGGNSPAAAQYNIIAKYLIGKDPLKREKHWSECKRALRKYDRMGIGPIDIALWDFAGKYYDAPIHELLGTYRERIPTYASTYHGDDAGGLDSPEAFADFAEECRDEGFGGFKIHGWGGGDDSRSLDREVEAVHAVGEAVGDEMDLMHDPACELETFADALELGRALDEQGFFWYEDPFRDGGISQHAHKKLAQKLDTPILQTEHIRGLEIKSDFAASEATDFLRADPEYDAGITGAIKVARMAEAFGLDVEFHAPGPAQRHCIAACRNSNYYEMALVHPDCQNTQPPVYEGGYSDLMDAVDDDGTVGVPDGPGLGVEYDWDYIEDNTTGSLHVYE, from the coding sequence ATGTCGCCAACAATAACGAAGATCGAAAGCCGAGAGTTCGAGTACCCCCTCGAAGACGTGGGGACCGACAAACACGGCTTCAATCTGGTCTATGCGCCGGGCGAGACAACCACGCGGAAACTATTCGGCGTACAGATCCATACTGACGAGGGCATTACGGGCGAGTACGTCGGCGGCAACTCGCCGGCAGCCGCCCAGTACAACATCATCGCGAAGTACCTCATCGGCAAGGACCCGCTGAAACGCGAGAAACACTGGTCCGAATGCAAGCGCGCGCTCCGGAAGTACGACCGGATGGGTATCGGCCCAATCGACATCGCGCTGTGGGACTTCGCCGGCAAGTACTACGACGCGCCGATCCACGAGCTGCTGGGGACCTACCGCGAGCGTATTCCCACCTACGCGTCGACGTACCACGGGGACGACGCGGGCGGGCTGGACTCACCCGAAGCCTTCGCCGACTTTGCCGAGGAGTGCCGCGACGAAGGCTTCGGCGGCTTCAAGATTCACGGCTGGGGCGGCGGCGACGACTCTCGAAGCCTCGATCGCGAAGTCGAAGCGGTCCACGCCGTCGGCGAAGCGGTCGGCGACGAGATGGACCTGATGCACGACCCCGCCTGCGAACTGGAGACGTTTGCCGACGCACTGGAACTTGGCCGGGCGCTCGACGAACAGGGCTTCTTCTGGTACGAGGACCCGTTCCGCGACGGCGGTATCTCACAGCACGCCCACAAGAAACTGGCACAGAAACTCGACACGCCGATTCTCCAGACCGAACACATCCGCGGACTGGAAATCAAGTCCGACTTCGCAGCCAGCGAGGCGACTGACTTCCTCCGGGCCGACCCCGAGTACGACGCAGGCATCACCGGCGCGATCAAGGTGGCCCGCATGGCCGAGGCGTTCGGGCTCGACGTGGAGTTCCACGCGCCCGGTCCCGCCCAGCGCCACTGCATCGCCGCCTGCCGCAACTCGAACTACTACGAGATGGCGCTGGTCCACCCGGACTGCCAGAACACCCAGCCGCCGGTGTACGAGGGCGGCTACTCCGACCTGATGGACGCCGTCGACGACGACGGGACGGTCGGTGTCCCCGACGGCCCCGGCCTGGGCGTGGAGTACGACTGGGACTACATCGAGGACAACACCACCGGGAGCCTCCACGTCTACGAATAA